A genomic window from Acetobacter sp. includes:
- a CDS encoding glycosyltransferase family 4 protein, with amino-acid sequence MRVAFIGNALPRRCGIATFTTDLELAVRNLDDVTQAAIIAMCDPGSQYAFPPHVCCSIEQDDPGSYLAAANFINVHGFDVISLQHEFGIFGGEAGNYLLSLIALIRVPLVTTLHTVLDKPTDAQRDVMLALLAASVRVVVMAQKGRSILIETYSADPAKIIVIAHGIPDVPLVSSQSAKEKLGFANHRVILTFGLISPNKGIETMIEAMPQVLAAAPDAVYVVMGATHPSLLRDAGEAYRDGLIARVNALGLNGHVVFLNRFVDRPELLEHIAMCDVYVTPYLVESQMTSGTLAYSHGLGRAVVSTPYWHAMELLADGSGVLVPFGSPDDLGKAVAALLINETTRLAMGRKAYVTSRAATWTNIAQLYRHVFRIACRKPKPLLSGLPLSHFAAMCDDTGMLQHAVYGVPDRNHGYCVDDNARALLMCCGIDANTRPEIIATMMPRFAAFIQHAWNADTGRFRNFLSYDRRWLEDSGSEDSHGRTLWALGACSHDPRLKQWATALFARALGTVEAFTSPRAWAFTLLGLDGYCAVCPGDNHARELRLVLSKRLHNQLLICESPDWVWFEDRLTYDNARLCEALITTGIAVGVPDLVDAGVRTLCWLLDQQTSPAGHFRPVGSEGFLLVSREAPQCFDQQPVEACATIAACLSALVVERAPFWLAEARKAFAWFVGANDLGLPIVDAITGSCRDGLHPDRANENRGAESLLAYLLALLDMERLGRNESDSATICPPSAVLSHTFMEERHIVADQAY; translated from the coding sequence TGATCCCGGCAGCTATCTTGCGGCGGCGAATTTCATCAATGTGCATGGCTTTGACGTCATTTCGCTCCAGCATGAATTCGGCATTTTCGGCGGGGAAGCGGGCAATTATCTACTCAGTCTTATCGCATTAATCCGCGTCCCGCTGGTTACGACGCTGCATACGGTGCTCGACAAACCCACCGATGCCCAGCGAGACGTCATGCTGGCGCTTCTGGCAGCCTCTGTGCGCGTGGTGGTGATGGCTCAAAAGGGGCGCTCCATATTAATTGAGACCTATTCAGCAGATCCCGCCAAGATTATCGTCATTGCGCACGGCATCCCGGATGTCCCACTAGTCAGCTCCCAAAGCGCGAAAGAAAAGCTGGGCTTTGCCAACCATCGCGTCATCCTTACTTTCGGTCTGATCAGCCCGAACAAAGGCATAGAGACGATGATCGAGGCAATGCCTCAGGTTCTCGCGGCCGCTCCTGACGCGGTCTATGTGGTGATGGGTGCCACGCATCCCTCTCTGCTACGGGATGCGGGCGAGGCTTATCGCGATGGTTTGATCGCCCGCGTGAACGCGCTGGGTCTAAACGGGCACGTGGTGTTTCTCAACCGTTTTGTCGATCGACCAGAATTGCTCGAGCATATCGCCATGTGCGACGTTTATGTTACGCCTTATCTTGTTGAATCGCAGATGACATCAGGCACATTGGCCTATTCGCATGGACTGGGACGGGCAGTGGTATCGACCCCCTATTGGCACGCGATGGAATTGCTGGCCGATGGCTCGGGCGTGTTGGTACCGTTTGGAAGTCCCGATGACCTCGGCAAGGCGGTGGCCGCTCTGTTGATCAACGAAACCACACGGCTCGCTATGGGGCGCAAGGCCTATGTGACCAGTCGTGCAGCGACATGGACCAATATCGCGCAACTTTATCGCCATGTCTTTCGCATAGCGTGCCGGAAGCCGAAGCCCCTATTGTCAGGATTGCCCCTGAGTCATTTCGCCGCCATGTGCGATGATACCGGTATGTTGCAGCATGCGGTTTACGGTGTGCCTGATCGCAATCACGGTTATTGCGTCGACGACAATGCCCGGGCGTTGCTAATGTGCTGCGGCATCGACGCAAATACACGGCCAGAAATTATCGCGACGATGATGCCACGTTTTGCGGCCTTCATCCAGCACGCTTGGAACGCCGATACCGGCCGTTTTCGCAATTTCCTGAGCTATGATCGCCGCTGGCTGGAGGATTCCGGTTCAGAAGACAGCCACGGTAGAACACTCTGGGCATTGGGTGCCTGCAGCCATGATCCGAGACTCAAGCAATGGGCTACGGCACTGTTCGCACGGGCACTTGGAACGGTCGAGGCGTTTACCTCACCGCGCGCTTGGGCTTTCACGCTTCTTGGACTTGATGGTTACTGTGCCGTGTGCCCGGGGGATAACCATGCTCGAGAATTGCGACTTGTTCTTTCTAAGCGGTTACACAACCAGTTGCTGATCTGTGAGAGCCCAGACTGGGTGTGGTTCGAGGATCGGCTGACCTACGACAATGCTCGCCTGTGCGAGGCGCTGATTACGACAGGTATCGCCGTCGGCGTGCCCGACCTTGTCGATGCCGGCGTGCGCACCCTATGCTGGCTGCTAGATCAACAGACGTCGCCCGCTGGTCATTTCCGTCCGGTTGGCTCGGAGGGCTTTCTGTTGGTGTCGCGCGAAGCACCGCAATGCTTCGATCAGCAACCGGTCGAGGCTTGCGCCACCATTGCCGCTTGCCTGAGCGCTCTGGTTGTCGAGCGTGCGCCATTTTGGCTAGCCGAAGCGCGTAAGGCTTTTGCATGGTTCGTTGGTGCCAATGATTTGGGCTTGCCCATTGTCGATGCGATTACGGGCAGTTGCCGCGACGGGCTGCATCCGGATCGCGCCAATGAAAACCGTGGTGCCGAATCTCTTCTTGCCTACCTGCTCGCCCTGTTGGACATGGAGCGGCTGGGGCGTAACGAGTCTGATTCTGCTACAATTTGTCCACCGAGTGCGGTGTTATCCCACACCTTCATGGAAGAGAGGCATATCGTAGCCGATCAAGCTTATTAA
- a CDS encoding DUF1488 family protein, whose translation MTNPLSAGYIGFEIFVGTRRVSCGVSNDALDAISCLALPSTPTARNRSFNRFRVLIHKAAERKVLECHDNSNDYILIQSEDLRRIPPESGNPAFTTGIR comes from the coding sequence ATGACAAATCCATTATCTGCTGGTTATATTGGATTCGAGATCTTCGTCGGAACACGGCGTGTGAGTTGTGGTGTTTCGAATGATGCTTTAGACGCGATTTCCTGTTTAGCATTGCCTTCTACGCCTACGGCTCGAAACCGCTCTTTCAATAGATTTCGAGTTCTAATTCATAAAGCTGCAGAAAGAAAAGTGTTGGAATGTCATGATAATAGCAATGACTATATCTTGATTCAAAGCGAGGATCTTCGTCGTATTCCACCGGAAAGCGGCAATCCAGCTTTCACGACAGGAATCCGATAA
- a CDS encoding winged helix-turn-helix transcriptional regulator: MKHDLILARLPDDYRQAPFAEDCAPRRLLRLFSGKWTSMILHTLHLLGGSSRPGELQRSIPGLSKKMMTQTLRELERLQLIEREVMQVMPPVVEYRLTSMGQKLVEPLEMLYRWGATHTDLLDQLGY; the protein is encoded by the coding sequence ATGAAGCACGATCTGATACTGGCCCGATTGCCTGATGACTACCGCCAGGCACCTTTCGCGGAGGATTGTGCGCCGAGACGGCTACTGCGGTTGTTCTCCGGGAAATGGACCTCCATGATCCTTCACACGCTACACTTGCTTGGCGGCTCTTCCCGGCCTGGAGAGCTTCAACGCAGTATCCCGGGCCTGTCCAAGAAAATGATGACCCAGACCTTGCGGGAACTCGAACGACTGCAGCTCATCGAACGAGAGGTCATGCAGGTCATGCCTCCGGTCGTCGAGTATCGACTGACTTCAATGGGACAGAAACTCGTCGAGCCCCTGGAGATGCTCTATCGCTGGGGGGCAACCCATACGGACCTGCTGGATCAGCTCGGGTATTAG
- a CDS encoding SDR family oxidoreductase, producing the protein MSKRALIVGATGIVGQNLTNRLVAEGWTTYGLVRRVESLPGSVIPVAADTLDPSALREALAGILPTHVFFTTWTRRATEKENRVVNSVMLRNVFEALPKPERLVHGSLVTGLKHYLGPFEAYAAGAPPQTPFRETMPRLDLENFYYDQEDVLFGAAAKHGFAWTVHRPHTVIGHAIGNLMNMGTTLAVYASLCRETGLPFVFPGSPTQWSGLTDVTDARQLASQIFWAATSPAGRNEAFNVVNGDVFRWNWLWPEIAGWFGIKAAPYLDHVTSLEHMLAGKGADWAEIAKKHGLKEERLDQLASPWHTDADLSRPVECLTDMSKSRRLGFTDYRYTPNSFFDLFERLRAERYIP; encoded by the coding sequence ATGTCAAAAAGAGCTCTGATCGTTGGCGCAACAGGGATTGTCGGCCAGAACCTGACCAACAGGCTCGTTGCCGAAGGGTGGACCACCTATGGCCTTGTCAGGCGAGTGGAGAGCTTGCCTGGCTCAGTCATTCCCGTGGCGGCTGATACGTTGGATCCGTCTGCACTACGTGAGGCGCTCGCTGGTATCCTGCCGACGCACGTCTTCTTCACGACCTGGACACGCAGGGCGACCGAGAAGGAGAACCGTGTCGTCAATAGCGTCATGCTTCGCAATGTCTTCGAGGCGCTACCCAAGCCGGAAAGGCTGGTCCATGGCAGCCTTGTCACCGGATTGAAGCACTATCTTGGACCGTTCGAGGCCTATGCGGCCGGGGCGCCGCCCCAGACGCCATTTCGTGAAACGATGCCCCGACTGGATCTGGAGAACTTCTATTACGATCAGGAAGACGTCCTGTTTGGGGCTGCGGCAAAACATGGATTTGCCTGGACGGTTCATCGTCCACACACCGTCATCGGCCATGCGATCGGCAATCTTATGAATATGGGCACCACACTCGCGGTCTATGCGAGCCTTTGCCGGGAGACCGGCCTGCCATTCGTGTTTCCAGGGTCACCTACACAGTGGAGTGGTCTGACCGATGTGACGGATGCCCGACAGCTCGCCAGCCAGATTTTCTGGGCGGCAACCAGCCCTGCGGGGCGGAATGAGGCCTTCAACGTCGTCAATGGTGATGTATTTCGTTGGAACTGGCTCTGGCCAGAGATTGCGGGCTGGTTTGGTATCAAGGCCGCCCCCTATCTCGATCATGTCACGTCTCTGGAGCATATGCTGGCAGGAAAAGGGGCAGACTGGGCTGAGATCGCGAAGAAACATGGCCTCAAGGAGGAGCGCCTCGACCAACTGGCGTCACCCTGGCATACAGATGCGGATTTGAGCCGTCCGGTTGAATGCCTTACTGATATGAGCAAGAGCCGCAGGCTTGGGTTTACAGATTACCGCTATACGCCCAACTCATTCTTTGATCTGTTCGAGCGGCTGCGCGCCGAACGCTACATTCCCTGA
- a CDS encoding type II restriction endonuclease: MTDLIRDLILRWRDDPTGTYQSWFLWDERIKNFRSIRRGLQQVVAEITAGTFGVAYRGSSLETVVHSIAEQRQIFKGADHAFLWKPKLRIPDIYENPANQKAFGQLLDTCLCCNTEEHVVSAIHAIDAWKIKGLGPAVANLLYFLHPTIMPPFNTAIVKGYNALTGSKVKLGRWEEYLAMRQGILKLNATYRSLLSNDLGAIGGLLFDLGSGRYSAPPLEDNETARKLWEADLHQVREQSAKEARILAAERETDHTHTKIQGWLRDLGLSLGYDVWIAANDRSRPWRDGKLGDGCLSVLPGFTTETQGAQSVRLIDVLWLDRESHRIVAAFEVEHSTTIYSGIVRMLDLALGSEAQALDGLFLVAPDKREADVREQLRRPAFSRIADLKVRYLSYGALEKDREAIRRFGQGLKPIQAISHLPSPYPSMTVMTGMAGERGVYSRAVIRKSNHSYCRYL, encoded by the coding sequence ATGACCGACCTTATTCGAGACCTTATCCTTCGCTGGCGGGACGATCCGACAGGGACTTATCAGAGCTGGTTTCTGTGGGACGAGCGTATCAAGAATTTCCGGTCTATCCGCCGTGGTCTGCAGCAGGTCGTTGCCGAGATTACCGCTGGCACATTCGGGGTCGCTTATCGCGGCTCCTCCCTAGAAACGGTCGTCCATTCGATTGCTGAGCAGCGCCAGATATTCAAGGGAGCGGATCATGCGTTCCTGTGGAAGCCGAAGCTACGCATTCCCGATATCTACGAAAATCCCGCCAATCAGAAAGCATTCGGGCAGCTTCTTGATACCTGTCTGTGCTGCAATACCGAAGAGCATGTGGTTTCGGCCATTCATGCAATCGATGCCTGGAAGATAAAAGGACTAGGACCAGCCGTCGCCAATCTGCTGTATTTCCTGCATCCCACGATCATGCCGCCTTTCAATACGGCGATCGTGAAGGGCTATAACGCCTTGACCGGATCAAAGGTGAAGCTGGGGCGATGGGAGGAATATCTTGCCATGCGGCAGGGTATCCTGAAGCTGAATGCGACCTATCGTTCGCTGCTGTCCAATGATCTGGGCGCCATTGGAGGACTGCTATTTGACCTCGGAAGCGGACGCTATTCAGCGCCGCCTCTCGAGGATAACGAAACAGCACGGAAACTCTGGGAAGCCGATCTTCACCAGGTGAGGGAGCAAAGCGCAAAAGAGGCCCGAATCCTGGCAGCAGAGCGGGAAACGGATCACACCCATACCAAGATTCAGGGTTGGCTTCGCGATCTGGGGCTTTCCCTGGGTTACGATGTCTGGATTGCGGCCAATGATCGCAGTCGTCCATGGCGGGACGGTAAGCTGGGAGATGGCTGCCTGTCGGTGTTGCCTGGGTTCACAACAGAAACGCAAGGGGCGCAATCCGTGCGGCTGATCGATGTTCTGTGGCTGGACCGGGAAAGCCACAGGATTGTGGCAGCATTCGAAGTCGAGCATTCAACGACCATTTATTCCGGCATCGTGCGGATGCTGGATCTTGCTCTCGGGTCAGAGGCGCAGGCCTTGGATGGCCTGTTTCTTGTGGCACCAGACAAGCGGGAAGCTGATGTGCGGGAACAGTTGAGGCGGCCGGCCTTCAGCAGGATTGCAGATTTGAAAGTCCGGTATCTGTCTTATGGGGCGCTTGAGAAAGACCGCGAGGCAATCAGGCGCTTTGGTCAGGGATTGAAGCCTATCCAAGCCATATCCCATCTCCCATCTCCTTATCCCAGCATGACAGTGATGACAGGCATGGCAGGAGAGCGGGGTGTCTACTCTCGAGCAGTGATAAGGAAAAGCAACCATTCATACTGCCGGTACCTTTGA
- a CDS encoding DUF262 domain-containing protein → MMMENINNQVLSVRQLLALTRLSIPTYQRPYRWGARNITDLLADLVIHQNKSAYRLGSVVFHQHTDKDGMLDIVDGQQRTLTLMLTVKALIEVLDEESRDRKEKVTKCQRQDIRQQLEALREPIHDFMKRTHFPSRASEVNLRRNYLELHRTVARSEFDEQKIDFLLNKCQVVCFVLEDISEAFQFFDSQNARGRDLAPHDLLKAFHLREFAEHEACRKAEAVDHWERLPSNELAHLFAFYLYRVRQWAEGKSARYFGKEDVDIFKGVNLERVGQFPYVKSLRIAHHFVDDYNNQYQRKIDGQRMVFPFHLDQMIINGRRFFEMAEHYQKLVAAIAVEESASKLAMLHDKALTTRAVKILSTLNIYKNRHRTGDRYVRAMFDCALIFYIDKFGSQELSLAIEKCFIWAYRCRIRQQVVQLATMDNYVLEHNLIRAIRDAHQPADLHAFYLPNMSSKENKNNRTGSKDELVELFREMNYYV, encoded by the coding sequence ATGATGATGGAAAACATTAACAATCAGGTTCTTTCGGTGCGTCAACTTTTGGCTTTGACGCGACTTTCTATTCCGACGTATCAACGCCCTTATCGCTGGGGAGCGCGGAATATCACTGATCTCCTTGCCGATCTGGTTATCCATCAGAACAAGAGCGCCTATCGATTGGGCTCTGTGGTGTTTCATCAGCACACAGATAAAGACGGAATGCTCGATATCGTCGATGGTCAGCAACGAACCCTGACTTTGATGTTGACTGTCAAGGCGCTGATTGAGGTGTTGGACGAAGAAAGTCGAGACAGAAAGGAGAAAGTAACCAAATGCCAGCGCCAAGATATTCGGCAACAACTTGAGGCATTAAGAGAGCCCATCCATGATTTTATGAAGCGGACGCATTTCCCTAGCCGCGCTTCAGAGGTAAACCTCCGACGAAATTATCTAGAGTTGCATCGAACAGTGGCCCGCTCCGAATTTGATGAGCAGAAAATCGATTTTCTACTCAATAAATGTCAAGTGGTCTGCTTTGTCCTCGAGGATATTTCCGAGGCATTTCAGTTCTTTGATTCGCAAAATGCCCGAGGGCGCGATTTGGCACCTCACGATCTGCTTAAAGCATTCCATCTGCGCGAATTTGCCGAGCATGAGGCGTGTCGCAAGGCAGAGGCCGTTGATCATTGGGAGCGCCTGCCCAGCAACGAACTGGCCCATTTATTTGCCTTCTATCTTTATCGAGTGCGTCAGTGGGCCGAGGGTAAGTCTGCGCGCTACTTTGGGAAAGAGGATGTGGATATTTTCAAAGGAGTCAATCTCGAACGCGTGGGTCAATTTCCTTATGTAAAATCACTTCGTATCGCCCACCATTTTGTTGATGATTACAATAACCAATATCAGCGCAAGATAGATGGCCAGCGCATGGTTTTCCCGTTTCATCTCGACCAGATGATTATTAATGGCCGGCGCTTCTTTGAGATGGCCGAGCACTACCAGAAGCTTGTGGCTGCGATCGCAGTTGAGGAGTCTGCCTCTAAACTGGCTATGCTGCACGATAAGGCCCTGACGACGAGGGCGGTCAAGATACTTTCTACCTTGAACATTTACAAAAATCGTCATCGCACAGGTGATCGCTACGTGCGTGCCATGTTTGACTGTGCTCTAATCTTCTATATCGACAAGTTTGGCAGCCAAGAACTGTCGCTGGCTATTGAGAAGTGCTTTATCTGGGCCTATCGCTGTCGTATTCGTCAGCAAGTGGTCCAACTGGCAACCATGGATAATTATGTGCTGGAGCACAATTTGATCCGTGCCATTCGTGATGCTCACCAGCCTGCTGATTTGCACGCGTTCTATTTGCCAAACATGAGCAGCAAAGAAAACAAGAATAATCGCACCGGCTCTAAAGATGAGTTGGTCGAGTTGTTTCGGGAAATGAATTACTATGTCTGA